One Triticum dicoccoides isolate Atlit2015 ecotype Zavitan chromosome 3B, WEW_v2.0, whole genome shotgun sequence genomic window, TTTTGGCGTGCACTTAGTGATCACAATTAGAAGTGTATTTTACAGCAACGTAAAAATGTGCACTTCTCTGATCAAAATCTGGATACCCAGTTTGGGCGTATGAAGTCTGCTCAGCTTGCTGCTGCCTTTTAAAACTTTGTTCGAGAAATTCATCCCACTTCCTTGCTTGTTGGCCAAGCCTTCCGATATGATTCGTCGCCTACTTTCCGACGATGCACACGTCAAGATCGATTACTTTCCGATCCAAGACACGTACGTGAGTACACAAGGCAACGCACAGGTCATGGAAACAAGCACCCAGGTGGATTGATTCTCACGTACAAGTCGCCGGCTGGATCGACCGATGGCACACAACTCGCCGAGACACCACACGCACGCGAGATTTTTATTGCTTTTTTGATCTGGTATTACACCGTGGGGTTACATGGGTATTTATAAACTAGCCTATATACAAATCTTATTCGGTGACTGCTCCGTATACGTACCGTACACGGCCACAAATCATGTTTGTTTTAGCAAGGAACGCAGAGGTCCTTCTTTTCTTTCTGGTGAATTTGCACACAAGACCACACACATCATTGGATTTGAAGAGGCCACTGCTCCATCATCTTTATTGCTCCATCCAGCCAAGAAGTGTCAGAGGAGGCGGTCCAGGTACTCGTCGACGGTGGTGTACTTCACGTCAGGGTACAGCTAGGTGGCCTCGACACCAAAGGACGGCTCGATGTCGAAATTGGCTTGGTCGCCCCTCACCAAGACAGAGAGCGAGTGAGACAGCATCATGTTGAGAGGGTATGCCGCCTCTGCATGGTCGCACATGTCAACAAAGAGTGGCCAGTCAGAGATGCAACAGTTGTAGCTGCTACGTACATTCTCAAGGGAGGCACAATGATGGGATGGATGTACCCTACCCTTGATCAACATGAGGAGATCCGCCTCTGGGATGCGAGCGATCTGGAAAGTCCTTCCCGCTTTCTTCTCCCACAGTGCAATGAGCTCGTTGTGGGACACGATGTTCGCCGGGGGCCTCATGTACAGGATCTTGTTCAGGGTCC contains:
- the LOC119274218 gene encoding phenylcoumaran benzylic ether reductase Pyrc5-like, whose amino-acid sequence is MLHRLIWPRRSSSRASLIPVLLSSRTLNKILYMRPPANIVSHNELIALWEKKAGRTFQIARIPEADLLMLIKEAAYPLNMMLSHSLSVLVRGDQANFDIEPSFGVEAT